A DNA window from Actinokineospora baliensis contains the following coding sequences:
- a CDS encoding DUF503 domain-containing protein, whose protein sequence is MYVGALELDLLLGDVHSLKQKRSAVRPVVAELRKRFEVAAAEAGHLDLHRRALIGVSAVAADAGHVTDVLDACERLVAGRPELELLSARRRLLGPDD, encoded by the coding sequence GTGTACGTCGGTGCCCTGGAACTGGACCTCCTGCTCGGAGACGTCCACTCCCTCAAGCAGAAGCGCTCGGCGGTGCGGCCGGTGGTGGCGGAGCTGCGCAAGCGGTTCGAGGTCGCCGCCGCCGAGGCGGGTCACCTCGACCTGCACCGCAGGGCCCTGATCGGCGTCTCGGCGGTCGCCGCCGACGCCGGGCACGTCACCGACGTCCTCGACGCCTGCGAACGGCTGGTCGCCGGGCGCCCCGAGCTGGAACTGCTGTCGGCTCGGCGCAGGCTGCTCGGGCCGGACGACTGA
- a CDS encoding YlxR family protein gives MAAAELLRVVHADGDLVPDPRRRMPGRGAWVHPDPGCLAKAEKRRAFPRALRVQDALDVAGLRSEIERIAGGVGTGYSRPVEEQRKQVDPS, from the coding sequence GTGGCGGCCGCGGAACTGCTGCGAGTGGTGCACGCGGACGGGGACCTGGTCCCCGATCCGCGGCGCAGGATGCCGGGCCGGGGCGCGTGGGTGCACCCCGACCCAGGGTGTCTGGCCAAGGCCGAGAAGCGGCGGGCGTTCCCCAGGGCCCTGCGGGTCCAGGACGCGCTCGACGTGGCCGGTCTGCGATCGGAGATCGAGCGGATCGCGGGCGGTGTCGGGACGGGATACTCCCGTCCCGTGGAGGAACAGAGGAAGCAGGTCGACCCGTCATGA
- the infB gene encoding translation initiation factor IF-2 yields the protein MAGKARVHELAKELGVTSKDVLAKLKDLGEFVKSASSTVEAPVARRLRDAYPGKGEAKPGPRPGPKPTPRPPAPRPEAAAPAAQAPAAASSAPSAPAPAPTPARPPAPAQTASSLPPKPGFVPGPPRPKPAPRQAEPVREQQAPAAAAQAPAAAPATPPAPKPAQRQERSTPPQQGGQGGGVVPPRTQSPKPGPRAPRPGNNPFGVGGGAPSPRPGAPRPGGDRPAGGGAPGGDRPPRPGGDRPAGGPRGDRPAGPRPAGGPNPGNMPPRPNPGMMPPRPARPAGGGRGGPGGGPGGARGGPGGGPRGGPGGGGGGGFRGGPGGGGGGGGFRGGPGGGGGGGGFRGGPGGGGGGAPAGGGGGFRGGGGGGGGRPGAGGRGGAAGAFGRPGGPSRRGRKSKRQKRQEYMDNMQAPSVGGVRLPKGSGEVIRLARGASLTDFADKINANPASLVQVLFHLGEMVTATQSVSDEVLELLGSEMNYTVQVVSPEEEDRELLDSFKISYGEDAGDEDDLQARPPVVTVMGHVDHGKTRLLDTIRKTTVHEGEAGGITQHIGAYQVATSLEDRERLITFIDTPGHEAFTAMRARGAQATDIAVIVVAADDGVMPQTVEAINHAQAAAVPIVVAVNKIDKEGANPQKIRQQLTEYGLVAEEYGGDTMFVDISAKQGTNIEGLLEAILLTADAALDLRANPDMEAQGVAIEAHLDRGRGPVATVLVQRGTLRVGDSIVAGDAYGRVRRMVDEFNEDILEATPSRPVQVIGFTSVPGAGDTFLVVEEDRTARQIAERRAARNRAAQNAQKRKRISLEDLDAALKETSQLNLIIKGDNSGTVEALEDALTKIDVGDEVELRVIHRGVGSITEGDINLAIADNIIVIGFNVRAEGKATELANREGIDVRYYSVIYQAIDEIEAALKGMLKPIYEEVELGRAEIRDVFKSSKVGTIAGCMVTSGEIRRNSKARLIRNGVVIQEALPVSSLRRFKDDAVEVREGFECGLTLGSYSDLQVDDIIETYEMREKPRT from the coding sequence GTGGCAGGCAAGGCCCGTGTGCACGAGCTGGCGAAAGAGCTCGGAGTCACCAGCAAGGATGTACTCGCCAAGTTGAAGGACCTGGGCGAGTTCGTGAAGTCGGCGTCCTCCACCGTGGAGGCGCCCGTGGCCCGCAGGTTGCGGGACGCCTACCCGGGCAAGGGCGAGGCCAAGCCAGGCCCCCGACCCGGCCCCAAGCCGACCCCGCGCCCCCCGGCGCCGCGCCCGGAGGCAGCAGCCCCCGCCGCGCAGGCCCCGGCGGCCGCGAGCAGCGCCCCGAGCGCACCGGCACCCGCGCCGACTCCGGCGCGGCCCCCGGCACCGGCGCAGACCGCGTCGTCGTTGCCGCCCAAGCCCGGATTCGTCCCCGGTCCGCCGCGGCCCAAGCCCGCGCCGCGCCAGGCCGAGCCGGTCCGCGAGCAGCAGGCCCCGGCCGCTGCCGCGCAGGCTCCGGCCGCCGCGCCCGCGACGCCCCCCGCGCCCAAGCCCGCCCAGCGCCAGGAGCGGTCAACGCCGCCCCAGCAGGGTGGTCAGGGCGGCGGGGTCGTCCCGCCGCGGACCCAGTCCCCGAAGCCGGGGCCGCGCGCGCCCCGGCCGGGCAACAACCCGTTCGGCGTCGGTGGCGGAGCCCCGTCGCCCCGGCCGGGCGCGCCCCGGCCCGGTGGTGACCGGCCCGCCGGTGGCGGTGCCCCCGGTGGCGACCGCCCGCCGCGTCCCGGTGGCGACCGGCCCGCGGGTGGTCCCCGTGGTGACCGGCCCGCAGGCCCGCGTCCCGCGGGTGGCCCGAACCCCGGCAACATGCCGCCCCGGCCCAACCCCGGCATGATGCCGCCCCGGCCCGCCCGCCCCGCGGGTGGCGGTCGCGGCGGTCCTGGTGGCGGTCCCGGCGGTGCCCGTGGTGGCCCCGGCGGCGGCCCGCGCGGCGGTCCCGGTGGGGGCGGCGGTGGCGGCTTCCGCGGTGGCCCCGGTGGCGGTGGCGGCGGCGGTGGTTTCCGCGGCGGTCCCGGTGGCGGTGGCGGCGGCGGTGGTTTCCGCGGTGGCCCCGGTGGCGGTGGCGGCGGTGCCCCGGCCGGTGGTGGCGGTGGTTTCCGCGGCGGTGGCGGTGGTGGCGGCGGTCGCCCCGGTGCCGGTGGTCGCGGTGGCGCGGCGGGTGCGTTCGGTCGGCCCGGTGGGCCGTCGCGGCGCGGCCGCAAGTCCAAGCGCCAGAAGCGCCAGGAGTACATGGACAACATGCAGGCGCCCAGCGTCGGTGGTGTCCGGCTGCCCAAGGGCAGCGGCGAGGTCATCCGGCTCGCCCGCGGCGCCTCGCTGACCGACTTCGCCGACAAGATCAACGCCAACCCGGCTTCGCTGGTGCAGGTGCTGTTCCACCTCGGCGAGATGGTCACCGCGACCCAGTCGGTCTCCGACGAGGTCTTGGAGCTGCTCGGCTCGGAGATGAACTACACCGTGCAGGTCGTGTCCCCCGAGGAGGAGGACCGCGAGCTGCTCGACTCGTTCAAGATCAGCTACGGCGAGGACGCCGGTGACGAGGACGACCTGCAGGCCCGCCCGCCGGTCGTGACCGTCATGGGCCACGTCGACCACGGTAAGACCCGCCTGCTCGACACCATCCGCAAGACGACGGTGCACGAGGGCGAGGCCGGTGGCATCACCCAGCACATCGGCGCCTACCAGGTCGCGACCTCCCTGGAGGACCGCGAGCGGCTCATCACCTTCATCGACACCCCCGGTCACGAGGCGTTCACCGCCATGCGTGCCCGCGGTGCGCAGGCCACCGACATCGCGGTGATCGTGGTCGCCGCCGACGACGGCGTCATGCCGCAGACGGTGGAGGCGATCAACCACGCCCAGGCGGCCGCCGTGCCGATCGTGGTCGCGGTGAACAAGATCGACAAGGAAGGCGCCAACCCGCAGAAGATCCGCCAGCAGCTCACCGAGTACGGGCTGGTGGCCGAGGAGTATGGCGGCGACACCATGTTCGTCGACATCTCGGCCAAGCAGGGCACCAACATCGAGGGCCTGCTCGAGGCGATCCTGCTCACCGCGGACGCGGCGCTGGACCTGCGGGCGAACCCCGACATGGAGGCCCAAGGCGTGGCGATCGAGGCGCACCTCGACCGCGGTCGCGGTCCGGTGGCCACGGTCCTCGTGCAGCGCGGCACCCTGCGCGTCGGCGACTCGATCGTGGCGGGCGACGCCTACGGTCGCGTCCGGCGCATGGTCGACGAGTTCAACGAGGACATCCTGGAGGCGACCCCGTCGCGTCCGGTCCAGGTCATCGGCTTCACCTCGGTGCCGGGAGCGGGCGACACGTTCCTCGTCGTCGAGGAGGACCGCACGGCGCGCCAGATCGCCGAGCGGCGGGCAGCCAGGAACCGGGCCGCGCAGAACGCGCAGAAGCGCAAGCGCATCAGCCTGGAGGACCTGGACGCCGCGCTGAAGGAGACCAGCCAGCTCAACCTGATCATCAAGGGCGACAACTCGGGTACCGTCGAGGCACTCGAGGACGCGCTCACGAAGATCGACGTCGGCGACGAGGTCGAGCTGCGGGTGATCCACCGCGGCGTCGGCTCGATCACCGAGGGCGACATCAACCTGGCCATCGCGGACAACATCATCGTGATCGGCTTCAACGTCCGCGCCGAGGGCAAGGCCACCGAGCTGGCCAACCGCGAGGGCATCGATGTCCGCTACTACTCGGTGATCTACCAGGCCATCGACGAGATCGAGGCGGCCCTCAAGGGCATGCTCAAGCCCATCTACGAGGAGGTGGAGCTCGGCCGCGCCGAGATCCGCGACGTGTTCAAGTCCTCGAAGGTCGGCACGATCGCGGGCTGCATGGTCACCTCGGGCGAGATCCGGCGCAACTCCAAGGCCCGGCTCATCCGCAACGGCGTGGTCATCCAGGAGGCCCTGCCGGTCAGCTCGCTGCGCCGGTTCAAGGACGACGCCGTCGAGGTCCGCGAGGGCTTCGAGTGCGGTCTGACGCTCGGCTCCTACAGCGATCTCCAGGTCGACGACATCATCGAGACCTACGAGATGCGCGAGAAGCCGCGCACGTAA
- a CDS encoding ferritin-like domain-containing protein — MTQPTTQPVSTSVPPTRAPLAQDSLAAVQAALGAEHAAVWVYGLVSAFLPASFDKPIGDGAQAHRTRRDTTERLLGASGATPAPAEPAYLPPKPVTDQASALTLVIDAEQDCTVAWRAVLERTDAEVAADVRANAALALTESAVRATRWRKTAGITPLTPVLPGQP, encoded by the coding sequence ATGACCCAACCGACAACCCAGCCGGTGTCGACGTCGGTGCCGCCCACCCGGGCACCGCTGGCACAGGACTCGCTGGCCGCGGTCCAGGCCGCCCTGGGCGCCGAACACGCCGCCGTGTGGGTGTACGGCCTGGTCAGCGCCTTCCTCCCGGCCTCGTTCGACAAGCCGATCGGGGACGGCGCCCAAGCCCACCGAACCCGCCGCGACACCACCGAGCGACTCCTGGGCGCCTCCGGTGCCACCCCGGCCCCGGCCGAACCCGCGTACCTACCCCCCAAACCGGTGACCGACCAAGCCTCAGCCCTGACCCTGGTGATCGACGCGGAACAGGACTGCACAGTCGCCTGGCGCGCCGTCCTGGAACGCACCGACGCCGAGGTCGCCGCCGATGTCCGGGCCAACGCCGCCCTCGCCCTGACCGAGTCAGCGGTCCGCGCCACCCGATGGCGCAAGACGGCGGGAATCACCCCCCTGACTCCCGTACTCCCAGGCCAGCCCTAG
- a CDS encoding alpha/beta hydrolase, whose amino-acid sequence MDGRWTRRGFLIAGAAAVAAAGCGARQQQQTPAAPPKALPSSAPPVDSTSVSNLIWRSSIGDVKMIVMRPREVTGPLPVCLALHGEGTDANQFVEIGLPPLLTATVRAGTRPFAVVAVDGGTNSWLGAPQTMLAKELPDWLSRAELADTPFAVLGISSGAVGAFEYARTPGLALLTAVSPAVFTDWSDAEKFGGYTDEKQWQRTEPLRNLTAVAGLPFAVWCGTDDPLLPAARELAQRTKANPAVFGDGDHTTAYWKKVLPEVLRNIGDSLGKKTP is encoded by the coding sequence GTGGACGGACGTTGGACCAGACGCGGGTTCCTCATCGCCGGGGCGGCCGCGGTGGCCGCGGCGGGCTGCGGTGCCCGCCAGCAGCAGCAGACCCCGGCCGCGCCGCCCAAGGCCCTGCCCAGCAGCGCGCCCCCGGTCGACTCGACCTCGGTGAGCAACCTGATCTGGCGCTCCTCGATCGGCGACGTCAAGATGATCGTGATGCGCCCGCGCGAGGTCACCGGGCCGCTGCCGGTCTGCCTGGCGCTGCACGGCGAGGGCACCGACGCCAACCAGTTCGTCGAGATCGGGCTGCCGCCGCTGCTCACCGCGACCGTGCGGGCCGGGACCAGGCCCTTCGCGGTGGTCGCGGTCGACGGCGGCACCAACAGTTGGCTCGGCGCGCCGCAGACGATGCTGGCCAAGGAGCTGCCGGACTGGCTCAGCCGCGCCGAACTCGCCGACACCCCGTTCGCCGTGCTGGGCATCTCCTCCGGTGCGGTCGGGGCGTTCGAGTACGCCCGCACCCCGGGCCTGGCGCTGCTGACCGCGGTCAGCCCCGCGGTGTTCACCGACTGGTCCGACGCGGAGAAGTTCGGCGGCTACACCGACGAGAAGCAGTGGCAGCGCACCGAGCCGCTGCGCAACCTCACCGCGGTCGCCGGACTGCCCTTCGCGGTCTGGTGCGGCACCGACGACCCGCTGCTGCCCGCCGCCCGTGAACTGGCCCAACGCACCAAGGCGAACCCGGCGGTCTTCGGCGACGGCGACCACACGACGGCCTACTGGAAGAAAGTCCTCCCGGAGGTATTGCGCAACATCGGCGACTCGCTCGGCAAGAAAACACCCTGA
- the rbfA gene encoding 30S ribosome-binding factor RbfA: MADAPRARKLAKRISQIVASALEHEVKDPRLARVTITDAKVTADLHDATIYYTVLGDKLDAEPDHTAAKAALDSATGVLRTLVGQGTGVRFTPTLTFIADTVPDDARRIDDLLARARAADAEVAARASGAAYAGEADPYKAPRADDEDDD, encoded by the coding sequence GTGGCCGACGCACCCCGCGCGCGCAAGCTCGCCAAGCGCATCTCGCAGATCGTGGCCTCGGCACTGGAGCACGAGGTGAAGGACCCCCGGCTGGCCCGGGTCACCATCACCGACGCCAAGGTGACCGCGGACCTGCACGACGCGACGATCTACTACACGGTGCTCGGGGACAAGCTCGACGCCGAGCCCGACCACACCGCGGCCAAGGCGGCGCTCGACAGCGCCACCGGCGTGCTGCGCACCCTGGTCGGCCAGGGCACCGGCGTCCGCTTCACCCCCACCCTGACCTTCATCGCCGACACCGTCCCCGACGACGCCCGCCGCATCGACGACCTCCTGGCCCGCGCCAGGGCCGCCGACGCCGAGGTTGCCGCCAGGGCTTCCGGTGCCGCCTACGCGGGCGAGGCAGACCCGTACAAGGCCCCGCGCGCCGACGACGAAGACGACGACTGA
- the rimP gene encoding ribosome maturation factor RimP, translating into MANQGQGDHVTAELEPVVAGAIAAAGFELEQLDVAQAGRRRLVRVVVDGDDGVGLDEVAVVSRAVSAVLDEHDAVLGGPYTLEVTSPGVDRPLTRPRHWRRAKLRLVKIRPVEGAEFTARVGAADEDPEGGVQVLLDGELRRVTYSEVAHAVVEVEFKQPPVAEMAMLEGRASGTEEDAR; encoded by the coding sequence GTGGCCAACCAGGGACAAGGCGACCACGTCACGGCCGAGCTGGAACCCGTGGTGGCGGGCGCCATCGCCGCGGCCGGGTTCGAGCTCGAGCAGCTCGACGTCGCCCAGGCCGGGCGCAGGCGGCTGGTGCGGGTCGTGGTCGACGGCGACGACGGGGTCGGCCTCGACGAGGTCGCCGTGGTCAGCCGGGCCGTCTCGGCGGTGCTCGACGAGCACGACGCCGTCCTCGGCGGGCCCTACACCCTCGAGGTCACCTCACCGGGGGTGGACCGGCCGCTGACCCGGCCCCGGCACTGGCGGCGGGCCAAGCTGCGGCTGGTCAAGATCCGCCCGGTGGAGGGCGCGGAGTTCACCGCAAGGGTCGGGGCGGCCGATGAGGACCCCGAAGGCGGTGTCCAGGTGCTGCTCGACGGCGAGCTGCGCCGGGTCACCTACAGCGAGGTCGCGCACGCCGTGGTCGAGGTGGAGTTCAAACAACCGCCGGTGGCGGAGATGGCGATGCTCGAAGGTCGGGCGTCCGGTACTGAGGAGGACGCGCGATGA
- a CDS encoding alpha/beta hydrolase, with the protein MSGLSRRQVIAASVGGVATTVGLGLFGAWALRRDETPAASDARTPIPTEMGPTTTTRPPKLLEVRTVKSAARNREVEVVAFRPDGVAPGTLPVCLALHGRGARARVFTGLGVGGQLSAAAAYAVVAVDGGDSYWVKTSAKDDPVAMLTDELPGWLTDLGLNPRPFAVLGVSMGAYGALNYVRDHPDAVRAAAVISPAVFTSWTEARARGVFTTRAQWEQTEPLRHIDALRGAKLGVWCGTADPLLPSANRLIDTARPAVARTAPGGHDADYWTTVVPEALSFIGSHI; encoded by the coding sequence ATGTCCGGGTTGTCCCGCCGCCAGGTGATCGCGGCGTCGGTGGGGGGTGTGGCCACCACGGTGGGTCTCGGGCTGTTCGGCGCCTGGGCGCTGCGCCGCGACGAGACCCCGGCGGCCAGTGACGCGCGGACCCCCATCCCGACCGAGATGGGGCCGACCACCACCACGCGGCCGCCCAAGCTGCTCGAGGTGCGCACCGTGAAGTCCGCGGCGCGCAACCGCGAGGTCGAGGTCGTCGCCTTCCGCCCGGACGGGGTCGCGCCGGGCACGCTGCCGGTCTGCCTGGCCCTGCACGGTCGGGGCGCGCGGGCCAGGGTCTTCACCGGTCTTGGCGTCGGCGGCCAGCTCAGCGCCGCGGCGGCGTACGCGGTGGTGGCCGTCGACGGTGGCGATTCCTACTGGGTGAAGACCTCGGCCAAGGACGACCCCGTGGCGATGCTCACCGACGAACTGCCCGGCTGGCTGACCGACCTCGGCCTCAACCCGCGCCCGTTCGCCGTGCTCGGCGTCTCGATGGGGGCTTACGGGGCCCTCAACTACGTGCGCGACCACCCGGACGCGGTGCGCGCCGCCGCGGTGATCAGCCCGGCGGTGTTCACCTCCTGGACCGAAGCGCGGGCGCGCGGGGTGTTCACCACCCGGGCCCAGTGGGAGCAGACCGAGCCGCTGCGTCACATCGATGCCCTCCGCGGGGCGAAACTCGGTGTATGGTGCGGCACAGCCGATCCGCTACTGCCCTCGGCCAACCGGCTCATCGATACGGCGCGACCCGCCGTGGCCAGGACCGCGCCAGGGGGCCACGACGCCGACTACTGGACCACGGTCGTGCCCGAGGCGTTGTCGTTCATAGGCTCGCACATCTGA
- a CDS encoding DHH family phosphoesterase: MGTDLAADLAAAADLLRTATDVTLLAHVSPDADALGSALALGMALHARGAVVRVSFGFPAEVPRSLRGLDPVGLVVPAAEVPAVPSLLVALDCASEQRLGQLVDRVPATTAAGGRVLVVDHHVANTRFGTDHVLDETAPATVVLVLALLDELGAELTPAIATCLYAGLIGDTGSFRRATPDTHATAGRLIAAGVDPTAVARELMDSHPFGWLRMVSSVLARAQFVPDAVDGQGLVVTVVSLTDLVGLDPEDADSVVDLVRTVDGAEVAAVAKELTPGRWSVSLRAVGSADVRAVAASLGGGGHRLAAGFPAQGSAEDVLVLIKNAFA; this comes from the coding sequence GTGGGAACTGATCTTGCCGCCGACCTGGCCGCCGCCGCTGACCTGCTCCGCACCGCTACCGATGTGACGCTGCTGGCGCACGTCAGCCCGGACGCCGATGCCCTGGGGAGCGCGCTGGCGCTGGGCATGGCGCTGCACGCGCGCGGGGCGGTGGTCCGGGTCTCCTTCGGGTTCCCGGCCGAGGTGCCGCGGTCGCTGCGCGGGCTGGACCCGGTCGGGCTGGTCGTGCCCGCCGCCGAGGTTCCCGCCGTCCCCTCGCTGCTGGTGGCGCTCGACTGCGCCAGTGAGCAGCGGCTCGGGCAGTTGGTGGACCGGGTGCCCGCCACCACCGCCGCGGGCGGTCGGGTGCTGGTGGTGGACCACCACGTGGCCAACACCCGGTTCGGCACCGACCACGTGCTCGACGAGACCGCCCCGGCCACCGTGGTGCTGGTGCTCGCGCTGCTCGACGAGCTCGGCGCCGAGCTGACCCCGGCGATCGCCACGTGCCTGTATGCGGGCCTGATCGGCGACACCGGGTCGTTCCGCCGGGCCACCCCGGACACGCACGCCACCGCGGGGCGCCTGATCGCCGCGGGGGTCGACCCGACCGCGGTGGCCAGGGAGCTGATGGACTCGCACCCGTTCGGCTGGTTGCGGATGGTGTCGTCGGTGCTGGCGCGCGCGCAGTTCGTACCGGACGCGGTGGACGGGCAGGGGCTGGTGGTGACCGTGGTGTCGCTGACCGACCTGGTCGGCCTCGACCCCGAGGACGCCGACAGCGTGGTCGACCTGGTCCGCACGGTCGACGGGGCCGAGGTCGCCGCGGTGGCCAAGGAGCTCACCCCCGGGCGCTGGTCGGTGTCGCTGCGCGCGGTGGGCTCGGCCGACGTGCGCGCGGTCGCGGCCTCGCTCGGCGGCGGCGGGCACCGGCTGGCCGCCGGGTTCCCCGCGCAGGGGTCGGCCGAGGACGTGCTCGTGCTCATCAAGAACGCCTTCGCCTGA
- the nusA gene encoding transcription termination factor NusA → MNVDIAALRAIERDKDIPFETVIEAIETALLTAYKHTEGHQPHARIDIDKRTGLVRVLAYTTGADGEVDEEWDDTPEGFGRIAATTARQVILQRLRDAEHERTFGEFSAKEGEIVAGVVQRDTRANSRGMVVVQVGDTEGVLPAVEQVPGENYEHGTRIKCYVVGVTRGTRGPQITLSRTHPNLVRRLFALEVPEIADGTVEIPAVAREAGHRSKIAVRSTVAGVNAKGACIGPVGARVRNVMSELAGEKIDIIDYSDDPATFVGNALSPAKVVSVTVVDERAKTARVVVPDFQLSLAIGKEGQNARLAARLTGWRIDIRSDAAAGAQAAPVSGSAD, encoded by the coding sequence ATGAACGTGGACATCGCGGCGCTGCGGGCGATCGAGCGCGACAAGGACATCCCGTTCGAGACGGTCATCGAGGCCATCGAGACGGCGCTGCTGACCGCCTACAAGCACACCGAGGGGCACCAGCCGCACGCGCGCATCGACATCGACAAGCGCACCGGCCTGGTCAGGGTGCTGGCCTACACGACAGGCGCCGACGGCGAGGTCGACGAGGAGTGGGACGACACCCCCGAGGGCTTCGGCCGGATCGCGGCGACCACCGCCAGGCAGGTCATCCTGCAGCGGCTGCGCGACGCCGAGCACGAGCGCACCTTCGGCGAGTTCTCCGCGAAGGAGGGCGAGATCGTCGCGGGCGTGGTGCAGCGCGACACCCGGGCCAACTCCCGGGGCATGGTGGTCGTGCAGGTCGGCGACACCGAGGGCGTGCTGCCCGCGGTCGAGCAGGTGCCGGGCGAGAACTACGAGCACGGCACCCGCATCAAGTGCTACGTGGTCGGCGTCACCCGGGGAACACGCGGGCCGCAGATCACGTTGTCGCGAACGCACCCCAACCTGGTGCGCAGGCTCTTCGCCCTGGAGGTGCCCGAGATCGCCGACGGCACGGTGGAGATCCCGGCGGTCGCCCGCGAGGCCGGGCACCGCTCGAAGATCGCGGTCCGCTCGACCGTCGCCGGGGTCAACGCCAAGGGCGCCTGCATCGGCCCGGTCGGCGCCCGGGTGCGCAACGTGATGAGCGAGCTGGCCGGGGAGAAGATCGACATCATCGACTACTCCGACGACCCGGCGACGTTCGTGGGCAACGCGCTCTCGCCCGCGAAGGTGGTGTCGGTCACGGTCGTCGACGAGCGGGCCAAGACCGCCAGGGTGGTGGTCCCGGACTTCCAGCTGTCGCTGGCCATCGGCAAGGAGGGCCAGAACGCCCGGTTGGCGGCGCGGTTGACCGGGTGGCGCATCGACATCCGCAGCGACGCGGCGGCGGGCGCGCAGGCGGCTCCGGTATCCGGTTCTGCTGACTGA
- a CDS encoding methyl-accepting chemotaxis protein yields the protein MADSGTRNPLRRSVGTRVFSAFLVLAVVVIALGVFSLTQQANVSDRAASISEDTVTPLVDVKSVQTNNLSALTTDVVMETVKDPGALESLAKGRDQQLADTDAAFAKLAGSIPAELQPMLTQLKSDNETFWTSHKNRRAATAAGDTANEVKYNQEAQQNLPKVTADFANLTDALVRYAETQRQEIADMTATSRWLTIGVIAAAVLLALTLGWLLTRSIRRPVRGLQDYANRVAAGDLTQKLSVSSQDEIGEMGRALHHAVNEIRTVVSDVAESASGLAGSADRLAATNGRLTDAAGSTSHRAGEVSNAAGRVSDSVGTVSAAADELGASIREIAANTSEAAKVGAEATATAQHTNDIITRLGSSSAEIGDVLKTIRSIAEQTNLLALNATIEAARAGDAGKGFAVVAGEVKDLAQETASATEDIGRRVAAIQADTEAAVAAIGQIVQVIDRVNQFQSAIAVAVEEQSATSDEVSRSVSEAANGTNAIASAITEVAGAADETSRGVTEAEQATSELTRLSGRLQEMVTRFTY from the coding sequence ATGGCTGATTCAGGGACTCGCAACCCGCTGCGGCGCAGTGTCGGCACCCGGGTGTTCAGCGCTTTCCTCGTGCTCGCCGTCGTCGTCATCGCGCTCGGCGTGTTCAGCCTCACCCAGCAGGCGAACGTCAGCGACCGGGCCGCCTCGATCTCCGAGGACACCGTCACCCCGCTGGTGGACGTCAAGTCCGTGCAGACCAACAACCTCTCCGCGCTGACCACCGACGTGGTCATGGAGACCGTCAAGGACCCCGGCGCCCTGGAGAGCCTGGCCAAGGGCCGCGACCAGCAGCTCGCCGACACCGACGCCGCCTTCGCCAAGCTGGCCGGCAGCATCCCGGCCGAGCTGCAGCCGATGCTCACCCAGCTCAAGAGCGACAACGAGACCTTCTGGACCTCGCACAAGAACCGCCGCGCCGCCACCGCCGCCGGTGACACCGCCAACGAGGTCAAGTACAACCAGGAAGCCCAGCAGAACCTGCCCAAGGTCACCGCCGACTTCGCGAACCTGACCGACGCGCTGGTCCGCTACGCCGAGACCCAGCGCCAGGAGATCGCGGACATGACCGCCACCTCCCGCTGGCTGACCATCGGCGTCATCGCTGCCGCCGTGCTGCTGGCCCTCACCCTCGGCTGGCTGCTGACCCGCAGCATCCGCAGGCCGGTCCGCGGCCTGCAGGACTACGCCAACCGGGTCGCCGCGGGCGACCTCACCCAGAAGCTGTCCGTGAGCTCGCAGGACGAGATCGGCGAGATGGGCCGGGCGCTGCACCACGCGGTCAACGAGATCCGCACCGTCGTCTCCGACGTCGCCGAGTCCGCCTCCGGCCTGGCCGGGTCCGCCGACCGGCTCGCCGCCACCAACGGCAGGCTCACCGACGCCGCGGGCTCCACCTCGCACCGCGCCGGTGAGGTGTCCAACGCCGCGGGCCGCGTGTCCGACAGCGTCGGCACCGTCTCCGCCGCCGCCGACGAACTCGGCGCCTCCATCCGCGAGATCGCCGCGAACACCTCCGAGGCGGCCAAGGTCGGCGCCGAGGCCACCGCCACCGCCCAGCACACCAACGACATCATCACCCGCCTCGGCTCCTCCTCGGCCGAGATCGGCGACGTCCTCAAGACCATCCGCTCCATCGCCGAGCAGACCAACCTGCTGGCGCTCAACGCCACCATCGAGGCCGCCCGCGCCGGTGACGCGGGCAAGGGCTTCGCCGTCGTCGCCGGTGAGGTCAAGGACCTGGCCCAGGAGACCGCCAGCGCCACCGAGGACATCGGCCGCCGGGTCGCCGCGATCCAGGCCGACACCGAGGCCGCCGTGGCCGCGATCGGGCAGATCGTGCAGGTCATCGACCGGGTCAACCAGTTCCAGTCGGCCATCGCGGTGGCCGTCGAGGAGCAGTCGGCCACCTCCGACGAGGTCAGCCGCAGCGTCTCGGAAGCCGCCAACGGCACCAACGCCATCGCCTCCGCCATCACCGAGGTCGCGGGCGCCGCCGACGAAACCTCCCGCGGCGTCACCGAAGCCGAACAAGCCACCTCGGAGCTCACCCGCCTCAGCGGCAGGCTCCAGGAAATGGTCACCCGCTTCACGTACTGA